Proteins encoded in a region of the Salvelinus fontinalis isolate EN_2023a chromosome 17, ASM2944872v1, whole genome shotgun sequence genome:
- the LOC129814055 gene encoding cerebellin-2-like: MLPLVLLGFGVAFSLGQNDTGPLVLEGKCLVVCDVNPSAEGAFTSSFGMSVRAGDAKVAFSALRGTNHEPSDMSNKSLTIYFDQLLVNIGNHFDLQASVFQAPRRGIYSFSFHVVKVYNRQTIQVNLMHNEYPIISAFAGDQDVTREAASNSVLLHLERGDKLYLKLERGNLMGGWRYSTFSGFLVFPL, translated from the exons ATGCTGCCGTTGGTCCTCCTAGGTTTTGGCGTTGCCTTTTCATTGGGACAGAATGACACGGGGCCTCTTGTTTTGGAGGGAAAGTGTCTGGTGGTTTGTGATGTGAACCCGTCTGCAGAGGGAGCGTTCACCTCTTCCTTCGGGATGTCTGTCCGGGCAGGCGATGCTAAAGTGGCTTTCTCTGCGCTCAGGGGAACCAACCACGAACCTTCTGATATGAGCAATAAGTCTCTGACCATCTACTTTGATCAG tTACTAGTAAACATTGGCAACCATTTTGATCTGCAAGCAAGTGTATTTCAAGCACCAAGAAGAGGCATTTACAGTTTCAGCTTCCATGTGGTGAAGGTTTACAACCGGCAGACTATACAG GTGAACTTGATGCACAACGAATACCCTATCATATCAGCTTTCGCCGGGGACCAGGATGTCACTCGAGAGGCTGCGAGCAATTCAGTTCTTCTGCACCTGGAACGGGGGGACAAACTCTACTTGAAGCTTGAGCGGGGAAATCTAATGGGTGGATGGAGGTACTCAACGTTTTCTGGATTCTTGGTTTTTCCACTCTAA